A window of the Vigna angularis cultivar LongXiaoDou No.4 chromosome 3, ASM1680809v1, whole genome shotgun sequence genome harbors these coding sequences:
- the LOC108324323 gene encoding phosphate transporter PHO1 produces MVKFSKELEAQLIPEWKEAFVNYRQLKKYIKNIKLKRLLNQSQPPQQTFGRSIFDSLRFVINKLYNSHNDNNMQDFIQVKKTITEESEEVYETELAQLFVEEDEVQVFFAKLDGELNKVNQFYKKQEIEFVERGEILNKQLNILLDLKQLLSNTRRKNHSLRPSNTEIFPHSPGQRSESVGKRKNLSDSEVSEMDEVISTLERNGLSFVNSAMRVKTKKGKPQTAIRIDIPATTPTAVTSMLWEDLVNSPMKAAGCGGEVFNKRKIQCAEKMIRSAFVELYKGLDLLKTYSSLNMVAFTKILKKFDKVSCQKASTNYLKEVKRSHFISSDKVVRLMDEVECTFTKHFTNNDRKRAMKFLRPQQQPKASHMVTFLVGLSTGCSVSLCCVYVILAHLCGIFSPNTEQAYMDAVYPVSSVFVLLSLHLFMYGCNLYMWKSTRINHNFIFEFSPSTALRHRDAFLMCTTLMTTVFGAMVMHLLLRAAGFSPSQVDAIPGILFLFFVGLLICPFDIFYRPTRFCFIRVIRNIACSPFYKVLLVDFFMADQLTSQIPLLRHLETTGCHTFARVFKSHHPETCHSGRLYVEITYLISFLPYWWRALQCARRWFDDNDINHLANMGKYVSAMVAAGARVTYGRQDNNLWFAIVFITSGVATVYQLYWDFVKDWGFFNPNSKNPLLRDDLILKNKSIYYMSIALNVVLRVAWVETITHLNVGPVQRRLLDFFLASLEVIRRGHWNFYRLENEHLNNVGHFRAVKAVPLPFRDIDSDN; encoded by the exons ATGGTGAAATTCTCAAAGGAGCTTGAAGCTCAACTAATACCAGAATGGAAGGAGGCCTTTGTCAACTACCGACAGCTCAAGAAATACATCAAAAACATCAAACTCAAAAGACTTCTCAACCAATCACAGCCCCCCCAACAAACCTTTGGTCGTTCCATTTTCGATTCTCTTCGCTTCGTAATCAACAAGCTCTACAATTCACACAACGACAACAACATGCAAGATTTCATTCAG GTGAAGAAAACAATAACagaagaaagtgaagaagtATATGAAACTGAACTGGCACAGTTGTTTGTAGAAGAAGATGAGGTGCAAGTGTTTTTTGCAAAGCTTGATGGAGAACTTAACAAGGTTAACCAATTCTACAAGAAACAAGAGATTGAGTTTGTTGAAAGAGGAGAAATATTGAACAAGCAGCTTAACATATTGCTCGACCTTAAGCAACTTCTCAGTAACACACGCAGAAAAAATCACTCTCTCAGACCTTCAAATACTGAAATTTTCCCTCACTCTCCTGGCCAACGTTCAG AAAGTGTTGGAAAACGAAAAAATTTATCAGATTCAGAGGTTTCAGAGATGGATGAAGTGATCTCAACGTTGGAAAGGAATGGTTTAAGTTTTGTGAACTCAGCAATGAGGGTGAAGACAAAGAAGGGAAAGCCTCAAACGGCCATAAGAATTGATATTCCGGCCACCACTCCAACGGCGGTTACTTCCATGCTGTGGGAGGATTTGGTGAATAGTCCAATGAAAGCAGCAGGGTGTGGAGGAGAGGTCTTCAACAAGAGAAAAATTCAGTGTGCTGAGAAGATGATTAGAAGTGCTTTTGTGGAGCTCTATAAAGGTCTTGATCTTCTCAAAACTTATag TTCGTTGAATATGGTAGCATTCACCAAGATACTCAAGAAATTTGACAAG GTATCTTGTCAAAAAGCTTCTACAAATTATTTGAAGGAAGTGAAGAGATCCCATTTCATTAGTTCTGATAAG GTTGTTAGActaatggatgaagtggaatgCACATTCACAAAGCACTTTACCAACAATGATAGGAAAAGAGCAATGAAGTTTTTAAGACCACAACAACAGCCAAAAGCTTCTCATATGGTCACCTTCCTTGTTG GGTTGAGTACAGGTTGTTCTGTATCCTTGTGTTGTGTATACGTAATCTTGGCTCATTTGTGTGGTATATTCTCTCCCAACACAGAGCAAGCATATATGGATGCAGTTTACCCTGTTTCCAG CGTGTTTGTATTACTAAGCCTGCACCTGTTTATGTATGGATGCAATCTGTACATGTGGAAGAGTACCAGAATCAACCataatttcatatttgagtTTTCACCAAGCACAGCACTGAGACACAGAGATGCATTTCTGATGTGCACCACTCTCATGACAACTGTGTTTGGGGCAATGGTGATGCACCTGCTTCTAAGGGCTGCAGGTTTTTCTCCTAGCCAAGTTGATGCTATTCCAGGAATTCTTTTTCTG TTCTTTGTAGGCCTTCTCATTTGCCCATTTGACATTTTTTATCGCCCTACTCGTTTCTGCTTCATCCGTGTTATTCGCAACATAGCTTGCTCTCCATTTTATAAG GTTCTTCTGGTAGACTTTTTTATGGCTGACCAACTAACTAGCCAG ATTCCATTGCTAAGGCATTTGGAAACAACAGGTTGTCACACTTTTGCTAGAGTTTTCAAGTCACACCACCCAGAGACTTGCCATTCTGGAAGGCTGTACGTAGAAATAACCTATCTCATATCATTTTTGCCATATTGGTGGCGTGCATTGCAG TGTGCAAGAAGATGGTTTGATGACAATGATATTAACCATTTGGCCAACATGGGGAAGTATGTTTCAGCAATGGTTGCAGCAGGAGCCAGAGTGACATATGGCAGGCAAGATAATAATCTATGGTTTGCGATAGTCTTTATCACTTCTGGGGTGGCCACAGTTTACCAATTGTATTGGGATTTTGTCAAAGACTGGGGATTTTTCAATCCCAACTCCAAAAACCCTTTGCTAAGGGATGATCTAATTCTGAAGAACAAAAGCATATACTACATGTCTATT GCATTGAATGTTGTCCTGAGAGTGGCTTGGGTGGAGACTATCACGCACCTCAATGTGGGACCTGTTCAAAGAAGGCTACTAGACTTTTTTTTAGCTTCACTTGAGGTTATTCGAAGAGGGCATTGGAATTTCTACAG ATTGGAGAATGAACATCTAAACAACGTAGGACATTTCAGGGCAGTGAAGGCAGTTCCTCTACCCTTTCGTGATATAGACTCAGACAACTGA
- the LOC108326684 gene encoding KIN14B-interacting protein At4g14310: protein MATRRGSGDDGAAAVRPRPISASRRFPSPSLLKENSNPRRSTSRSNPSLKTLPRGRSSSPSDLSRASAQKPTRDPTPKLTTQRSKLSTSNAQKLKTSTTTTISQEPNDGSSNNSNAKYPSRLHEKLAFLEGKVKRIASDIKKTKEMLDMNNPDASKVILSDIQDKISGIEKAMVHVVPNKDGEGDTHEEDKKLVQGSILKNEELEARLFPHQKLLRERTMVAESGKDKHYLEKEKVLSPVEDNSVAVEFLAFIDKVNAGEEVKEKGGGNGGCSDPRNGIDTMLTANEKLEEFDDQENKEGAVVEEMDEAFNFRLNEIGNKVACGGWFVAEGEAVLLTHHDGSCSYYDIANCEEKAVYMPPAEVSPNIWRDCWVIRAPGSDGCSGRFVVAASAGNTMDSGFCSWDFYTKEVRALQVDAGTTSSRIALRPLPNNVVQRRNSTSGIVAAEAKQCWYRPCGPLIISTASSQKAVKVFDVRDGEQIMKWDVEKPVLAMDYCSPLQWRNRGKIVVAEAESISLWDVNSLTPQALLSIPLDGRKVSALHVNNTDAELGGGVRKRMSSSDAEGNEGVFCTSDSINIMDFRQKSGVGLRISKVGVNVQSVFCRGDSVFIGCSNTSSMGKKQSTMLQQFSLRRQGLFTTYPLPESNAHSHHAAISQVWGNSDFAMGVCGQGLFVFDAVKDDALRVLNTDHSSAQSFREVIGPDDMYCPSFDYLGSRALLISRDRPAMWRHLIV, encoded by the exons ATGGCCACTCGCCGCGGCAGCGGAGACGACGGCGCCGCCGCCGTTCGTCCCCGCCCTATCTCCGCCTCTCGCCGTTTCCCTTCCCCTTCTCTCCTCAAAGAAAACTCCAACCCTCGCCGCTCCACCTCCCGCTCCAACCCTTCCCTCAAAACCCTCCCTCGCGGCCGCAGTTCAAGCCCCTCCGATCTCTCCCGAGCCTCCGCCCAAAAGCCCACCCGTGATCCCACCCCCAAGCTCACCACACAAAGATCCAAACTTTCCACCTCCAACGCCCAAAAGCTCAAaacctccaccaccaccaccatttcCCAAGAACCCAACGATGGAAGTAGCAACAACAGCAACGCAAAGTACCCTAGCAGGCTTCACGAGAAGCTCGCTTTTCTTGAGGGCAAAGTGAAGAGAATAGCTTCGGATATAAAGAAGACCAAGGAGATGTTGGACATGAACAACCCTGATGCCTCCAAGGTGATTCTTTCCGACATTCAGGACAAGATCTCAGGAATTGAGAAGGCCATGGTTCATGTTGTTCCCAATAAGGACGGTGAAGGTGACACCCACGAAGAAGACAAGAAGTTGGTTCAAGGGTCGATATTGAAAAATGAGGAACTCGAGGCGCGTCTTTTCCCTCACCAGAAACTGCTTCGGGAGAGGACAATGGTTGCTGAGAGTGGTAAAGATAAGCATTATTTGGAAAAAGAGAAGGTGTTGAGCCCTGTTGAAGATAACTCAGTTGCAGTTGAGTTTTTGGCCTTTATTGATAAGGTGAATGCTggggaggaagtgaaggaaaagGGTGGTGGGAATGGGGGATGCAGTGATCCGAGGAACGGCATTGATACGATGCTCACGGCGAATGAGAAGCTTGAGGAGTTTGATGATCAGGAGAACAAGGAAGGGGCGGTTGTGGAGGAGATGGATGAGGCTTTCAATTTTAGGCTGAACGAGATCGGTAACAAGGTTGCTTGTGGTGGGTGGTTTGTTGCGGAAGGTGAAGCAGTCCTCCTGACTCACCACGATGGTTCTTGCAGCTATTATGATATTGCCAATTGTGAG GAAAAAGCTGTATATATGCCACCTGCAGAAGTTTCACCCAACATATGGAGAGATTGTTGGGTAATTCGTGCCCCTGGTTCTGATGGTTGCTCGGGAAGGTTTGTAGTAGCTGCATCTGCTGGCAATACTATGGATTCAGGATTTTGCTCGTGGGACTTTTACACCAAAGAAGTGCGAGCTTTGCAGGTAGATGCTGGAACAACCTCCTCAAGAATTGCACTTAGACCCTTGCCTAACAATGTTGTGCAAAGAAGAAATTCCACCTCTGGCATTGTGGCAGCAGAAGCTAAGCAGTGTTGGTACAGGCCCTGTGGACCTCTCATCATCTCAACTGCCAGTTCACAGAAAGCTGTGAAAGTTTTTGATGTTCGTGATGGGGAGCAAATCATGAAATGGGACGTTGAGAAGCCTGTTCTAGCCATGGATTACTGCAGCCCTTTGCAGTGGAGGAACAGAGGCAAAATAGTGGTAGCTGAAGCTGAATCCATTTCTTTGTGGGATGTGAACTCACTTACTCCTCAGGCTCTGCTCTCTATTCCTTTGGATGGTCGAAAAGTTTCTGCTCTCCATGTGAACAACACTGATGCAGAATTGGGTGGAGGGGTTCGCAAAAG AATGAGTTCATCAGATGCTGAAGGAAACGAAGGTGTGTTCTGCACCTCAGATTCTATCAATATCATGGACTTTCGCCAGAAGTCTGGTGTGGGCCTAAGGATATCAAAAGTTGGTGTGAATGTGCAGTCAGTTTTCTGTCGTGGTGATTCTGTGTTCATTGGTTGCTCCAACACAAGCTCAATGGGCAAGAAGCAATCAACAATGCTGCAACAATTTTCATTGCGCAGACAAGGCCTGTTCACCACCTATCCTCTCCCAGAATCCAATGCACACTCACACCATGCAGCAATCTCCCAAGTCTGGGGTAATTCTGACTTTGCGATGGGTGTTTGTGGCCAAGGACTATTTGTGTTTGATGCTGTCAAAGATGATGCACTAAGGGTTCTCAACACGGATCACTCAAGTGCTCAAAGTTTTAGAGAAGTAATTGGCCCAGATGATATGTACTGTCCTTCCTTTGATTATCTTGGCTCTCGTGCTCTTCTCATATCAAGAGATCGACCTGCTATGTGGAGGCATCTAATAGTTTGA